The DNA region TGGGGACACTATCCCGTCAGACGGCGAGATTATCGCTGGGGTGGCCAGTGTGGACGAGTCCACGATCACTGGTGAATCCGCACCAGTTATCCGCGAATCCGGTGGCGACCGTAGCTCGGTCACCGGCGGTACGAAGGTGCTCTCCGACCAGATCCTGATCAAGATCACCGCCTCTCCCGGCCAAACCTTCATCGACCGGATGATCCGGTTGGTCGAGGGCACAACCCGGCAAAAGACGCCGAATTAAATCGCGCTGAATGTGTTGCTGGTTTCATTGACCATCGTGTTTGTGATCGTGGTGATGGCACTGGCACCGATGGCTTCGCTGGCCAACGCTGTGCCATCACCGATCATTTTGGTCGCGTTGCTGGTTTGTCTCATTCCCACCACGATTGGCGCCCTGGTGCCAGCCATTGGCATCGCTGGAATGGATCGTTTGGTGCAGCACAATGTGTTGGCTACCTCGGGCCGTGCGGTAGAAACCGCTGGTGACGTGGATACTTTGCTGCTTGATAAGACCGACACCATTACCTTTGGTAATCGTCGGGCCGTGGGTTTCTACCCCGTACCGGGTGTGAGTGCCGAAGAGCTGGTGAGCGCAGTACGGCTCTCCTCGCTTGCCGATGAGACTCCGGAAGGTCGCTCGATCGTTGAGCTGGCCGCACAACGTGGCGTCAACGAGCCAACGCTGGAATTCCTAGAGTCGCGGGCCAGGGTGGGTAGCTTGGACTTGCTGGCGGTTGAATTCACTGCGAGTACCCGGATGAGTGGTCTCGATTTGGTGGAAGACGGAAACCGCCGCGAGATCCGCAAGGGCGCCGCCTCCGCCGTCGAACGGTACGTTGCCGAAGCTGGCAATAAACTGCCCGAAGCTGCTGCGGCGCAAGTGCAGCGGATCGCTGAATCTGGCGGCACGCCGCTGATTGTGGCGGATAATGGCAAGGCGCTGGGCGTCATTGAACTGGCTGATGTGGTAAAATGCGGCATGCGCGAACGCTTCGAACAGCTACGCACCATGGGCATTCGGACCATCATGATCACCGGCGACAATAAGGTGACTGCTGCGGCAATTGCTGCCGAAGCTGGCGTTGACGACTTTGTGGCTGAGGCGACTCCGGAGGACAAGCTCGCGGTGATCAAGCGTGAGCAAGAAGCCGGGCACTTGGTGGCAATGACGGGGGACGGCACGAATGATGCCCATGCCCTCGCGGCGGCCGACGTCGGCGTGGCAATGAACTCCGGTACTCCGGCTGCCAAAGAGGCAGCCAATATGGTGGACTTGGATTCGGATCCAACTAAGTTGATCGACATCGTTGGCATTGGTAAGCAGCTGCTCATCACTCGTGGTTCGCTGACAACCTTCTCGGTGGAAAATGATGTGGCCAAGTACTTTGCGATTGTGCCGGCTTTGTTTGCCGCCGCGTTCCCTGGGCTGGGCCTGCTGAACATCATGGGCCTGTCCTCCCCGAACTCGGCGATTCTTTCCGCAGTGATTTTCAATGCTTTGATCATCATCTTGGTGCCGCTGGCCTTGAAAGGCGTCAAGTACCGCGCGGTGACCGCTGGCCAAGCGCTGGCTCGGAACCTGCTGATTTACGGCGTCGGCGGCTTGCGCACCGTTTATTGGCATCAAAATCATCGATCTGCTCATCTCACTCATTCCGGGGCTGAATTAATATGAATACCTTCACCTCTTATTTGCGCCAATTCGGTACCGCATTTCGGCTGTTAATTGCTGCCACGGTGGTCCTGGGATTGGGCTATCCGGCTGTGGTTTGGGGGATTGGCCAACTGGCATTCCCCAATCAAGCAAACGGTTCCATCGTCTCGGTCAATGGCCAACAAGCGGCGAGCTCGTTGATCGCCCAGTCGCCAAAAGATGGTTTAGGGCCGGAATGGTTTCACCCGCGGCCTTCAGCAGTGAATTGGGACCCGGCGTCGTCCAGAGCTAGCAACTTGGGTCCAAACGATCCGAAATTGGCCGAATCAATTGAGACATTGCGCGCGCAAATTGCCGAGGATGAGAACGTTTCGGAATCGAAGGTGCCGATGGATGCGCTAACCGCTTCCGGTTCCGGGCTCGATCCGCAGATTTCGCTGGCTTATGCACAATTACAGATTCCGCGAATTGCTGACAAGACCGGGCTTTCGGAGACTGCCTTGCAAGATTTGGTCAGCAAGAACACGACTTCTGAGCTGGAATCATTACTCGGTCAGCAATCAGTCAACGTGACAAAACTGAACATCGACCTAGCCGCAGCCGTCAAAAAATAGCCCACGTCCTTTCGCCCCTCCCCGTCGAGTGTCGAGTTGTGGCTAATTTGCACCGTTCAAACCAGCCACAACTCGACACTCGACGGAGGGTGGCGGGGCATAACGACGGCGGAAAAGGCGGGAATAGGTGAAGATGGGATCATGGCAAGAGGCACACTGCGGATTCTTCTCGGCGCGGCACCGGGAGTGGGCAAGACTTTCGCGATGCTCGAAGAGGCCCATCTCAAGATTGGCCAAGGCGTGGATACCGTGGTCGCCATCGCATTGCACCACGGCAGGAAAGACACCCAGGCATTGTTGGCCGGGCTAGAAGTTATCCCCACCAAACAAGTCGAGTACCGAGGTTCACACTTCGAAGAAATGGACGTCGACGCCGTATTAGAGCGAGCTCCGCAGCTGGCCTTAGTGGACGAGTATGCGCACACCGTGGTGAGCGAGCACGGAACCAAAGCTTCCAGGAAACGTTGGGAAGACGTCGAGCTGCTTTTGGACGCCGGAATTGACGTCATCTCCACACTGAACATTCAACACTTAGCTTCGCTTGGCGACGTCGTGAGCCAGATTACTGAAACAAAACAGGGTGAAACCGTCCCCGACGACATTGTTCGTCGCGCAGATCAGATCGAACTCATCGACATCTCGCCGGAACTGCTTCGTCAGCGACTCAGCGCTGGCAACATTTATTCGGCGGACAAAGTTGACGCTGCCCTGGCCAGCTATTTCCGGATGGGCAATCTCTCAGCGCTGCGCGAACTCGCTTTGCTTTGGCTCGCTGATCAAGTTGAAGATGGGCTCTCCGCCTACCGAGCTGACCACAGCATTGAAGCGAGCTGGCCCACCAGAGAGCGGGTAGTAGTCGGGCTCACGGGTGGGCCGGAGGGCGAAGTGCTCATTCGGCGGGCGGCCCGGATTCTGGCCAGAGTTTCCGGCGGTGAATTGTTGGGCGTGCATGTCAGAGCGTCCGACGGCGTGCTGGCGGAGTCGCCGCGCGAACTTGAGACACAGCGACAGCTGCTCAAGGATCTAGGCGGCAGCTATCACAGCGTCACTGGCGAAGACCAAGCACAGGCATTGCTTGACTTTGCGCGCAGAGTCAACGCGACCCAGCTGGTGGTGGGAACTTCTCGACGTCGGCCGCTCGCCAGGCTGGTCCGGGGTGCTGGCGTAGGCAGCAAAGTGGTACGCGGCTCGGGCGATATTGACGTGCATATGGTCTCGCACCCACTGGGCGGACGAGGCGTTGTCTTCCGCAAAGCCGGTGCGCTAGGCCGACGTCGGTTGATGCTTGGCTTCGCGCTGGCGATTGTGATTCCGGTGATCCTCGAATGGGCCTTAGTGCAATGGGTGCCGGATAGTTTCACCACCGAAACATTGATCCAGCTGACCGGTTGCGTCGTGGTGGCCGTGATCGGCGGACTGTGGCCCGCGCTATTAGCCGCGGTTTTTAGCTCGCTACTGCTGAATTTCTTCACTGCTGCCCCGATAGGCACACTGACCATTGCCGATCCAGAAAACCTTTTGGCGCTCATTATTTTCTTGATCGTTTCAGCCGTGGTCGCGGTAGTGGTTGACTTGGCTACTAGGCGGACCAGGGATGCCTTGCGGGCAGGTGCAGAAGCTGCCACGCTAAGCGAACTTGCGCGCGGTGCGGTAGCGGGTGAGGACTCATTACAGACGTTTTTGGACCAAGGGCGCGAGGCTTTTCGTGTTGATTCGGTGAGTTTACTGCTCAAGGACCCGATGACCACCAGCACCCCGGTCTGGCGCTTCGAAGC from Renibacterium salmoninarum ATCC 33209 includes:
- the kdpC gene encoding potassium-transporting ATPase subunit KdpC; this encodes MNTFTSYLRQFGTAFRLLIAATVVLGLGYPAVVWGIGQLAFPNQANGSIVSVNGQQAASSLIAQSPKDGLGPEWFHPRPSAVNWDPASSRASNLGPNDPKLAESIETLRAQIAEDENVSESKVPMDALTASGSGLDPQISLAYAQLQIPRIADKTGLSETALQDLVSKNTTSELESLLGQQSVNVTKLNIDLAAAVKK
- a CDS encoding DUF4118 domain-containing protein → MARGTLRILLGAAPGVGKTFAMLEEAHLKIGQGVDTVVAIALHHGRKDTQALLAGLEVIPTKQVEYRGSHFEEMDVDAVLERAPQLALVDEYAHTVVSEHGTKASRKRWEDVELLLDAGIDVISTLNIQHLASLGDVVSQITETKQGETVPDDIVRRADQIELIDISPELLRQRLSAGNIYSADKVDAALASYFRMGNLSALRELALLWLADQVEDGLSAYRADHSIEASWPTRERVVVGLTGGPEGEVLIRRAARILARVSGGELLGVHVRASDGVLAESPRELETQRQLLKDLGGSYHSVTGEDQAQALLDFARRVNATQLVVGTSRRRPLARLVRGAGVGSKVVRGSGDIDVHMVSHPLGGRGVVFRKAGALGRRRLMLGFALAIVIPVILEWALVQWVPDSFTTETLIQLTGCVVVAVIGGLWPALLAAVFSSLLLNFFTAAPIGTLTIADPENLLALIIFLIVSAVVAVVVDLATRRTRDALRAGAEAATLSELARGAVAGEDSLQTFLDQGREAFRVDSVSLLLKDPMTTSTPVWRFEAASGLNPPDNPETSDNIEEVQNELVLALNGRVLNVSDRRLLAAFGAHLLALRQRIQLDASRRDNVRLAEGNTMRTSILRAVSHDLRTPLAAIKLSVSSLRQDGVRFPPEDEAELLASVETSADRLDALVGNLLDMSRISSDAVNPLLGPVRWTDAIDAALQGLPEEQLRLELPANMPAIEADPGMLERVIANVVENALKYAPNSDLVLLGTVSGTPTIAGQPASELRIVDHGRGVAAKDVVAMFRPFQRLDDVPDGSGVGLGLAVAKGFTEAMGGVLTAEQTPGGGLTMVMRLPLSSGAAEAVRATQVERSVK